A stretch of Trichomycterus rosablanca isolate fTriRos1 chromosome 8, fTriRos1.hap1, whole genome shotgun sequence DNA encodes these proteins:
- the hic1l gene encoding hypermethylated in cancer 1 like: MELSNYASQLLLQLNQQRSKGFLCDVVIMVDNTLFRAHKCVLAATSSYFKSLVLHDNLIHLDAELVDPDVFQKVLDFVYTGKLTEECQEETEPVRNLNAYLTVANYLQLHDLASLCSSKLESRKGTHNGHSSPALNRLIKREAEDASSDIEAYANMVPPKKRLNGENKRSFNKLGFGVDLTRKSSSRYSLINAINSRQEYTLSTISKATAKSFHSEVNGKSCPDKTKGLDGFNGTQDWKTPPKERSRRKANVNGYFPVIKGGSHINLNHKDEQAEENEEQPEIDVSNDASPNFVYRQEYLNPSQEDNQYVCIPCGKGFPSSESLNLHVETHLDADMDPSKDEEDEDLATTKSQEALDISDKSPPLKRYKELVALRPFPCNICGKVFTQRGTMTRHMRSHLGLKPFACDECGMRFTRQYRLTEHMRVHSGEKPYECQVCGGKFTQQRNLISHMRMHTSPT, encoded by the coding sequence ATGGAGCTCTCAAATTATGCCAGCCAACTGCTGCTCCAGCTCAACCAGCAACGCTCCAAGGGCTTCTTATGTGATGTCGTCATTATGGTGGACAACACGCTCTTTCGAGCTCATAAATGCGTCCTTGCTGCTACTAGTAGCTACTTTAAGTCCCTCGTCTTGCATGACAACCTTATTCACCTCGATGCTGAGTTAGTGGACCCAGATGTGTTCCAGAAGGTTTTAGACTTTGTTTACACTGGCAAGTTAACTGAAGAATGTCAGGAAGAAACTGAGCCTGTCCGGAATCTGAATGCATACCTAACTGTAGCTAACTACCTCCAGCTTCATGACCTTGCCAGCCTGTGTTCCAGCAAACTAGAGTCCAGAAAGGGCACACACAATGGGCATTCTTCACCTGCCTTAAATCGCTTGATCAAGAGGGAAGCTGAAGATGcttcatctgacattgaagcTTATGCAAACATGGTTCCTCCCAAGAAGAGACTCAACGGTGAGAACAAACGCAGCTTTAATAAGCTAGGCTTCGGTGTCGATTTGACCAGGAAAAGCTCTTCACGCTATTCGTTGATTAACGCCATCAACAGTCGGCAGGAGTACACATTGTCCACCATTTCCAAGGCAACTGCTAAGAGTTTCCACTCAGAAGTGAATGGGAAGAGCTGCCCGGACAAAACCAAAGGCCTGGATGGCTTTAATGGAACACAGGACTGGAAGACGCCTCCAAAGGAAAGATCAAGGAGAAAGGCCAACGTAAATGGTTATTTCCCTGTGATCAAGGGAGGAAGCCATATAAACCTTAACCATAAAGATGAGCAAGCTGAAGAAAATGAAGAGCAGCCAGAAATTGATGTCTCCAATGACGCAAGCCCTAACTTTGTCTACCGGCAGGAGTACCTCAACCCATCTCAGGAGGACAACCAGTATGTCTGCATCCCATGCGGAAAGGGCTTCCCGTCTTCGGAAAGTCTCAACCTGCACGTCGAAACTCATCTGGACGCAGACATGGATCCCAGCAAggatgaagaggatgaagaTCTTGCCACAACCAAGTCGCAAGAAGCCCTCGACATCAGCGACAAAAGCCCCCCTCTGAAGCGCTACAAAGAGCTGGTAGCCCTGCGGCCATTTCCCTGCAACATCTGCGGCAAAGTTTTCACTCAGCGTGGTACCATGACTCGTCACATGAGGAGTCATCTTGGCCTAAAGCCGTTCGCCTGTGATGAGTGCGGCATGCGCTTTACACGGCAGTACCGCCTCACAGAGCACATGCGTGTCCACTCCGGAGAAAAACCCTACGAGTGTCAGGTCTGCGGGGGCAAGTTTACACAACAAAGAAACCTCATTAGCCACATGAGGATGCATACCTCACCTACCTAG